CATCCTGATGCACCCCTTCCATATGTTAGGAGTTGCCGGGGTGTTCGGAGGAAGCTTATTCTCCGCCATGCACGGTTCTCTGGTTACTTCTTCTCTGGTGCGTGAAACCACCGAAACCGAATCCCAAAACTACGGTTACAAATTCGGTCAAGAAGAAGAAACCTACAACATCGTTGCAGCCCATGGTTACTTTGGACGTTTAATCTTCCAATATGCCAGCTTCAACAACAGCCGTAGCTTACACTTCTTCTTAGGCGCTTGGCCAGTGGTCGGCATTTGGTTCACCGCATTAGGTGTATCCACAATGGCCTTCAACCTGAACGGATTCAACTTCAACCAGTCCATCATCGACTCTACCGGTCGCGTGATCAATACTTGGGCTGATGTGTTAAACCGCGCTAACCTGGGTATGGAAGTGATGCACGAGCGTAACGCTCACAACTTCCCCTTAGACTTAGCTTCGGGTGAATCTGCTCCCGTTGCTCTGGTTGCTCCTTCTATCAATGGTTAATTTTTAACCTGAGATAACAAAGAACGCTCTCCGAAAGGGGGGCGTTTTTTGTTGTTTACGATTTATAATCCAGGGACAATGATATTCATGTTAGAGTTAAAATATTGCACTAGGCATTACAGTTAGGACATTTTTTAATCCTGAAAGCCTTTCACTTCTTACTGTTCCCTGTTCCCTGTTCCCTGTTCAATATAGCAGTCTTGAACTCAACATCAAGCTTATGCTCCAACAACTGCAACCCCAAAATCAAATCCCCATTGTTTATCCCGATAGTGATGGACAACCCATGTCTGACAATACGCTACAATTTCAATGGATTGTAACAATTAAAGAAAATTTAGATCTGTTATTTGCTGACAATTCTAATGTGTTTGTAGCCGGAGATTTACTTTGGTATCCCGTTGAAGGCAATAATACGATTCGTCGCGCCCCCGATGCAATGGTAGTGTTTGGAAGACCCAAAGGTTATCGGGGTTCTTATCAACAATGGCAAGAAGATAATATCCCCCCCCAGGTCGTCTTTGATATTCTTTCTCCAGGCAATAGAATTAAAGAAATGGCAGCTAAACTGCAATTTTATCAACAATATGGTGTGGAGGAATATTATCTTTATGATCCTGAAAAAGTCGATTTTGCCGGATGGCAACGTATCGAAGGACAATTAACAATTATTGATGAAATTCAAGGTTGGGTCAGTCCCCGTTTAGGAGTTCGGTTTGAAATGGCTGAGGAATTACAAATTTTTACCCCCACAGGAGAACGGTTTTTAACGTTTGTAGAATTGGGGCAAAAATTACAACAAGAAAAACAACGGGCAGAACAAGCAGAAGCTCGGTTAAAAGAATTAGAAGAACGGTTGAAAAGTTTAGGAGTTGATCCAAATCAGTCAGAATAGGGCAAATAGCTATTGCACTAACCACAACGTATCTAAATAATTAATCCGGGCGGAAGGACTTAAGGCTGTTAAAACCTGTTCTCCATAACTGCGATGTAGAACTCGACTATCAAATAATGCCACAACTCCTTGACTATCGCGCACGGTGGCGACGGCTCGTTGTAACTCACTTAAAGCCGTTGGTAATAAATAGAAGCGAAACCAATCCAGATGTCGTTGTTTATAGTAGGCCACTTGTCCGGCGACTAAGGGATCTTCTAAAGACGGAATGGGTAAAGTTGCGATCGCTAATAAATGAGGAGAAGGTAAACGTCCTTGATGTTGTCGCCAAAACTCCCAACCCGTGACTAAAACCCCATGTTCAGACAAATTAGTGGTTTCTACCTGTACCCGTGAACCAAATTCTGCCGCCATTGCCGTACTAACCTGAGCTTTTAAGGGCACATCTCCGATTAATAAAACACTTAAACCCGGTACAGATAAACTCATACATAAAACTGTATAA
The window above is part of the Planktothrix sp. FACHB-1365 genome. Proteins encoded here:
- a CDS encoding Uma2 family endonuclease — translated: MLQQLQPQNQIPIVYPDSDGQPMSDNTLQFQWIVTIKENLDLLFADNSNVFVAGDLLWYPVEGNNTIRRAPDAMVVFGRPKGYRGSYQQWQEDNIPPQVVFDILSPGNRIKEMAAKLQFYQQYGVEEYYLYDPEKVDFAGWQRIEGQLTIIDEIQGWVSPRLGVRFEMAEELQIFTPTGERFLTFVELGQKLQQEKQRAEQAEARLKELEERLKSLGVDPNQSE